The nucleotide sequence ACAAATATATATGTTACCCTGTTATTAGGTTAAATAAACATGAACAAACAAGTTTTACGTTATGTTATACCTCGAATATTCATCACGAGGCCTATTTTGAAGGGAGTTCCATTTTAAAGTGAAAAAGAAAATCTTATTACCGATCTTTGCAACTTTCATGATTTTTTCAGGTGTAGGGATGGGTTCAAATAATACAGCACAAGCAGCATCAGTTTCAGAATTAACAGCAACAGCTTCTAAATATATCGGTGTACCATACGTTTATGGAGGAACAACAGCACGCGGGTTAGATTGCTCTGGATTTACTCAATTAGTATTCAAGCAATTAGGTTTTGACTTAAACCGTACAGCAGCTGCTCAATATAAACAAGGTAGTGCCGTTTCAAAATCAGATTTACAACCAGGCGATTTAGTATTCTTTAATACAACTGGTAAAACAGCTTCTCACGTTGGTATCTCATTAGGAGGTAATAAATTCGTTCACGCTGGTACAAGCACAGGCGTTACTGAAGCAAGTTTAACTTCTTCTTACTGGGCGAAGCGTTATAACGGAGCAAAACGCGTAGCAAGCTTTGGAGAAAGTCAAAAAGTAGTTGCAGCAGTGTCTTCAGTTGAAAAAGAAGAAGTAAAAGATTCAGCAATCGATTTCACGGTTTATGCATCACGTGGTGAAGTAGCAATTCAATTAGCAAAAACATTAGGTTTAGATACATCTGATACAAATTCACCATTTACAGATATTAAATCATCATCAAAATATGCAGGTGCAGCAACTGCACTATATAAATTAGGCGTTTTCACTGGTGACGAAGGTAAATTTAATCCAGCTTCACCATTAACACGTGCTCAAATGGCAAAAGTGTTAGTAAAAGCATTTG is from Solibacillus isronensis and encodes:
- a CDS encoding C40 family peptidase, with translation MKKKILLPIFATFMIFSGVGMGSNNTAQAASVSELTATASKYIGVPYVYGGTTARGLDCSGFTQLVFKQLGFDLNRTAAAQYKQGSAVSKSDLQPGDLVFFNTTGKTASHVGISLGGNKFVHAGTSTGVTEASLTSSYWAKRYNGAKRVASFGESQKVVAAVSSVEKEEVKDSAIDFTVYASRGEVAIQLAKTLGLDTSDTNSPFTDIKSSSKYAGAATALYKLGVFTGDEGKFNPASPLTRAQMAKVLVKAFDLKMKQDTLNFTDVPTSHWAHNDISILASNGITVGKGDGTFGTNDNVMLKHLTAFINRLQ